A genome region from Panthera uncia isolate 11264 chromosome A3 unlocalized genomic scaffold, Puncia_PCG_1.0 HiC_scaffold_11, whole genome shotgun sequence includes the following:
- the RTEL1 gene encoding regulator of telomere elongation helicase 1 isoform X7 codes for MPYNYLLDAKSRRAHSIDLKGTVVIFDEAHNVEKMCEESASFDLTPHDVASGLDAIDQVLEEQTKVAQQGEFHLDFSADSAASGEFAGGRRETRRAARWSPVPAPSSVVWGQGLRMELEDLAKLKVILLRLEGAIDAIELPGDQSGVTKPGSYIFELFAEAQITFQTKGCILDSLDQIIQHLAGRMGPFTNTAGLQKLSDIIQIVFSADPAEGVSSSVMGPGVSQSYKVHIHPDASHQRTARRSDAWNATAARKQGKVLSYWCFSPGHSMRELVRQGVRTLILTSGTLAPVSSFALELQIPFPVCLENPHVIDKHQIWVGVVPKGPDGAQLSSAFDKRFSDACLSSLGKALGNIARVVPHGLLVFFPSYPVMEKSLEFWRARDFARKLEALKPLFVEPRSKGGFSEVVDAYYTRVASPGSNGATFLAVCRGKASEGLDFADTNGRGVIVTGLPYPPRMDPRVVLKMQFLDELKGRSGPGGQLLSGHEWYRQQASRAVNQAIGRVIRHRHDYGAIFLCDHRFTHADARAQLPSWVRPHVKVYDSFGHVIRDVAQFFRVAQKTMPVPAPLLAAPSLGEGEGAVMVAVSPGPLSTRKAKSLDVHVPSLRRRPVGSPTRDAESSLCVEYGRELALAQQRPVGLLAALEHSEHLAGGPGDKASPGEEEAAHVSTLSLPREKRPAQQQKGGRRKIRLVGSRQEGPVASTQAGRAKLFMVAVKQALSQASFDTFTRALQDYKGSDDFEALVACLGPLFAEDPKKHGLLQGFYQFVRPHHKQQFEEVCLQWTGHGCGYRPEHSLPQRRGAPSAQAPRGRRECDPKLTLSQGAAGQLDPGQHLNQGRPHLVSGPAPAGDPSSCPKDGGSGAPRAEKQGPPVGSAYLADVRKALGSVGCSQLLAALTAYRRDGDFEKVVAVAAALTTSRPEDLRLLERFGAFLRPRHQQRFRQVCADLMGPAAPSAGPEPPGPQDGTPTVPPDLAHGDSRPDSRLCLQAPQDRTHRGGPRARSWPSLDRGRPGMRGLPASPPAPPTGTRRPSPARRAPAAGRRTRSLSSALPATSTAAGPAGDGSSRSLGLARPATPLPGSRASRRSSGQSPSRAGDPLAGGRRLCPRRSWDACPFTGCGPRARPVPVGMPLKWQQDRRLPMRSPEVPLGSGEGLLKGTSSELSLAACLWVELQALGCCGLSPGLEGGGNALPPPLRDLCVRARAVDLLLIR; via the exons ATGCCGTACAACTACTTGTTGGACGCCAAG AGCCGCCGGGCGCACAGCATTGACCTGAAGGGGACGGTTGTGATTTTCGACGAAGCTCACAATGTG GAAAAGATGTGTGAGGAGTCGGCATCCTTCGACCTGACCCCCCATGACGTGGCTTCTGGACTGGACGCCATAGACCAGGTCTTGGAGGAGCAGACCAAGGTGGCACAGCAGGGCGAGTTCCACTTGGACTTCAGTGCGGACTCTGCCGCCTCAGGTGAGTTTGCAGGTGGGAGACGAGAGACGAGACGGGCTGCCCGGTGGTCTCCGGTCCCAGCGCCTTCTTCAGTCGTCTGGGGACAAG GGCTGCGCATGGAGTTGGAAGACCTCGCCAAGCTCAAGG TGATCCTGCTTCGCCTGGAGGGGGCCATCGATGCCATTGAGCTGCCGGGGGACCAGAGTGGTGTCACCAAGCCAGGGAG CTACATCTTTGAGCTGTTTGCCGAAGCCCAGATAACCTTTCAGACCAAAGGCTGCATCCTCGACTCCCTGGACCAGATCATCCAGCACCTGGCAGGAC GTATGGGGCCGTTCACCAACACAGCGGGGCTGCAGAAGCTCTCAGACATCATCCAG ATTGTGTTCAGTGCAGACCCTGCGGAGGGCGTGTCTAGTTCTGTGATGGGGCCTGGGGTCTCTCAATCCTACAAG gtGCACATCCACCCTGATGCCAGTCACCAGAGGACAGCTCGGCGATCAGACGCCTGGAACGCCACGGCGGCCAGAAAGCAAG GGAAGGTGCTGAGCTACTGGTGCTTCAGCCCCGGCCACAGCATGCGCGAGCTGGTCCGCCAGGGCGTCCGCACCCTCATCCTCACCAGCGGCACACTGGCCCCCGTGTCCTCCTTCGCCCTGGAGCTGCAGAT CCCTTTCCCAGTCTGCCTGGAGAACCCACACGTCATCGACAAGCACCAGATCTGGGTGGGGGTCGTCCCCAAAGGCCCCGATGGAGCCCAGCTGAGCTCTGCCTTTGACAAACG GTTTTCTGATGCATGCCTGTCCTCCCTCGGCAAGGCGCTAG GCAACATCGCCCGCGTGGTCCCGCACGGGCTCCTGGTCTTTTTCCCTTCCTACCCCGTCATGGAGAAAAGCCTGGAGTTCTGGCGG GCCCGTGACTTTGCCAGGAAGCTGGAGGCCCTGAAGCCTCTATTTGTGGAGCCGAGGAGCAAAGGTGGCTTCTCAGAG GTGGTGGATGCTTATTACACTCGAGTCGCCTCCCCCGGGTCCAACGGGGCTACTTTCCTGGCTGTGTGCCGGGGGAAG GCCAGCGAGGGGCTAGACTTTGCGGACACGAACGGCCGCGGTGTGATCGTCACGGGCCTGCCGTACCCCCCACGCATGGACCCCCGGGTGGTCCTCAAGATGCAGTTCCTGGACGAGTTGAAGGGCCGCAGCGGGCCTGGAGGTCAG ctcCTCTCCGGGCACGAGTGGTACCGGCAGCAGGCGTCCAGGGCTGTGAACCAGGCCATCGGGCGGGTGATCCGGCATCGCCACGACTACGGGGCCATCTTCCTCTGTGACCACAG GTTCACTCACGCGGATGCCAGAGCCCAGCTGCCCTCCTGGGTGCGCCCCCACGTCAAGGTGTATGACAGCTTCGGCCACGTCATCCGGGACGTGGCCCAGTTCTTCCGTGTCGCCCAGAAAACT ATGCCCGTGCCGGCCCCGCTACTCGCTGCCCCAAGTCTGGGTGAGGGAGAAGGTGCTGTCATGGTGGCCGTGTCACCCGGCCCCCTCTCCACCAGGAAAGCCAAGAGTCTGGACGTGCACGTCCCCAGCCTGAGGCGGAGACCCGTGG GGTCGCCGACCAGGGACGCCGAGAGCAGCCTGTGTGTGGAGTACGGGCGGGAGCTGGCCCTCGCTCAGCAGAGGCCTGTGGGGCTGCTGGCAGCCCTGGAACACAGCGAGCATCtggctggggggcctggggacAAGGCCtcccctggggaggaggag GCAGCGCATGTCTCCACCCTGTCCCTCCCACGTGAGAAGAGGCCTGCACAGCAGcagaaaggaggcagaaggaagatCAGGCTGGTGGGCAGCCGG CAGGAGGGGCCGGTGGCCAGTACACAGGCGGGCAGGGCCAAGCTGTTCATGGTGGCCGTGAAGCAGGCGCTGAGCCAGGCCAGCTTCGACACGTTCACCAGGGCCCTGCAGGACTACAAGGGCTCTGACGACTTTGAGGCTCTGGTGGCCTGCCTCGGCCCACTCTTTGCTGAGGATCCCAAGAAGCACGGCCTGCTCCAAG GCTTCTACCAGTTCGTGCGGCCACACCACAAGCAGCAGTTTGAGGAGGTCTGCCTGCAGTGGACAGGCCATGGCTGCGGCTACCGGCCTGAGCACAGCCTTCCTCAGAGGCGGGGCGCTCCGTCAGCCCAGGCCCCCAGGG GAAGGAGGGAGTGTGACCCAAAGCTGACCCTGTCCCAGGGTGCAGCCGGGCAGCTGGACCCTGGACAGCACCTGAATCAAGGCAGGCCTCACCTGGTCTCCGGACCGGCCCCGGCAG GAGACCCCAGCAGCTGTCCAAAAGATGGGGGATCTGGAGCCCCCAGGGCGGAGAAGCAAGGCCCGCCTGTGGGGAGCGCCTACTTGGCCGATGTCCGAAAGGCCCTTGGGTCCGTAGGCTGCAGCCAGCTCCTCGCAGCGCTCACCGCCTACAGACGGGACGGTGACTTCGAGAAGGTGGTGGCCGTGGCGGCCGCACTCACTACCTCAAGGCCGGAGGACTTGCGCCTGCTGGAGA GGTTTGGCGCGTTCCTGAGACCTCGCCACCAGCAGCGCTTCCGGCAGGTGTGCGCCGACCTGATGGGCCCGGCTGCCCCGAGCGCCGGCCCTGAGCCGCCGGGCCCCCAGGACGGGACTCCCACTGTGCCTCCCGACCTCGCCCACGGTGATTCCAGGCCAG ACTCGCGCCTGTGTCTCCAGGCCCCCCAGGACAGGACACACCGGGGAGGACCCAGAGCAAGATCTTGGCCTTCCTTAGACCGAGGCAGGCCGGGGATGCGGGGGCTCCCAGCCAGCCCCCCAGCGCCCCCCACAGGCACGCGCCGTCCGAGTCCG GCTCGGCGTGCCCCGGCTGCGGGGCGGAGGACACGGTCCCTTTCCAGTGCCCTTCCTGCAACTTCCACCGCTGCCGGGCCTGCTGGCGACGGCTCCTCCAG GTCTCTAGGACTTGCCCGGCCTGCCACGCCCCTGCCAGGAAGCAGAGCATCACGCAGGTCTTCTGGCCAGAGCCCCAGTAGGGCTGGAGACCCTCTGGCAGGCGGACGCCGCCTCTGTCCCAGACGCAGCTGGGACGCTTGTCCCTTCACGGGGTGTGGGCCACGGGCCAGGCCAGTGCCCGTGGGGATGCCCCTGAAATGGCAGCAGGATCGACGCCTGCCTATGAGAAGCCCCGAAGTACCCTTAGGGTCTGGGGAGGGTCTGCTAAAAGGTACCTCTTCAGAACTTTCCTTGGCTGCTTGTTTGTGGGTGGAGCTTCAGGCGCTTGGCTGCTGCGGCCTGAGCCCAGGACTGGAAGGTGGGGGAAAcgctctgccccctcctctccgggacctgtgtgtgcgcgcgcgcgcagtGGACCTGCTTTTAATCAGGTGA
- the TNFRSF6B gene encoding tumor necrosis factor receptor superfamily member 6B: MWALERRGPPPLTRPWALPTLLLLALAAHGAAATATAGALTYPWRDAETREWLVCGQCPPGTFVQRPCRRDAPTTCGACPPRHYTQFWNYLERCRYCNVICGEREEEARPCDATHNRACRCRPGFFAHAGFCLEHAPCPPGAGVTVPGTPSQNTQCQPCPPGTFSASSSSSEQCQPHRNCTALGLVLNVPGSASHDALCTSCAGFPLGTPEPGGPGAEECERAVIDFVAFQDWSFKKLLRLWQALRGPEAQGPVPPREGRNGLQPKLRQQLLELREAQAGALAVRLLRALREARLPGLERSVRTRFWAR; the protein is encoded by the exons ATGTGGGCACTGGAGAGGCGGGGACCGCCGCCCTTGACCCGGCCTTGGGCGCTGCCCACCCTACTGTTGTTGGCTCTGGCGGCACACGGGGCGGCGGCGACGGCGACGGCGGGCGCGCTCACCTACCCGTGGCGGGACGCGGAGACCCGGGAGTGGCTGGTGTGCGGCCAGTGCCCCCCGGGCACCTTCGTGCAGCGGCCGTGCCGTCGGGACGCCCCCACGACGTGCGGCGCGTGCCCTCCGCGCCACTACACGCAGTTCTGGAACTACCTGGAGCGCTGCCGCTACTGCAACGTCATCTGCGGGGAACGCGAGGAGGAGGCGCGGCCCTGCGACGCCACCCACAACCGCGCCTGCCGCTGCCGCCCCGGCTTCTTCGCCCACGCGGGCTTCTGCCTGGAGCACGCGCCTTGCCCGCCCGGCGCGGGCGTGACTGTCCCCG gcacccccagccagAACACGCAATGCCAGCCGTGTCCCCCGGGCACCTTCTCGGCCAGCAGCTCGAGCTCGGAACAGTGCCAGCCCCACCGCAACTGCACGGCCCTGGGCCTCGTCCTCAACGTGCCCGGCTCGGCCTCCCACGACGCCCTGTGCACTAGCTGCGCCGGCTTCCCACTCGGCACCCCGGAGCCAGGGGGgccag GAGCCGAGGAGTGTGAGCGCGCTGTCATTGACTTCGTGGCTTTCCAGGACTGGTCCTTCAAGAAGCTCCTGCGGCTGTGGCAGGCGCTCAGGGGCCCAGAAGCACAAGGCCCAGTGCCACCCAGGGAGGGTCGCAACGGCCTGCAGCCAAAGCTGAGGCAGCAGCTCCTGGAGCTCCGTGAGGCACAGGCTGGGGCGCTGGCTGTGCGGCTGCTGCGGGCCCTGCGCGAAGCCCGGCTGCCTGGGCTGGAGCGCAGTGTCCGCACACGCTTCTGGGCACGCTGA